AACAGACACCGATAGCAGGGGCCGCCCTCGTTGGCCTCGAACGTCGTTACCTGCCCCTCGAAGCGGAGGATCGCACCGTGCGCGAAGGGGACGCCCGCGAGCGTACAGGCGTCGTTGACGAGGTATCGGGTGGCGAAGTTGTCGGAGCCGTCGACGACGACGTCGTACGCCCCCAGCAGGTCCTCGACGTTGTCGGCCTCGACCCGGCACTCGTGGGTCCGGACCGTCACGTCGGGGTTTTGTCGTTCGACGAACTCGCGGGCGGAGTCGACCTTCGGGCGGCCGACGTCGGGGTCGCCGTGGATGACCTGCCGCTGGAGGTTCGAGCGCTCGACGACGTCGTCGTCGGCGATTCCGAGGGTACCGACGCCGGCCGCCGCGAGGTACTGGACGATCGGCGACCCGAGCCCTCCGGCCCCGATACAGAGGACCGACGAGTCGAGCAGCCGGGCCTGGCCCGCGGGGCCGACATCGTCCATGATGATATGTCTGGAGTAGCGGTCGAGTTGCTCGGCGTCGAGGTCGAGTCCGGTCATGGGTTTCCGTTACGGCCGCCAGTATAAAATCCACCTGGCGACCCGCGTCGTCAGGGGGCCGGGGACCGGGATGTGTGTGCCGTAGCGGAGCGGAATACGCCGACCGCGGAGCCGACGCTCCCGGTGTCGTCAGGCCTCTGTCGTGTCGTCGCGGCGCATCAAGAGAATCACCGCGAACGGCGAGAGGAACGCGACGACAGCCGAAAGCCCGAACAGCGCGAAGACGCCGTTGTCGCCCTGCATCGCCGGCGGGGCCTCCTCGTCGCTTCCCCCGGAGCCGTCGGACCCGGAGTCCTCGCCGGACCCGCTTTCGCTTCCCTCGGAGCCGCCGCCGCCGGACCCGGAGCCCCCGGTGCTCATCTCGCCCACGGAGACGTCCGGGACGCCCTCCCCGGAGCCGACGACGATGGCGCCTTTCATCCCGACGCTCGCGTGTGGGGTACAGACGTACTTCGAAATACCGTCGCTCTCGAAGGTCAACGGGTAGCGCGTGCCGGTCTCGCCGGCGAGGTCGCTCTCGTATCGCTGCCCGGACTCCCGTTCGGTGACGTTGTGTACGCCGCCCGCGCCGGTCCACTCGAAGACGACGGTCGTCCCCGCGTCGACGTGGATCGCCGGCGGGGCGAACGCGAGGCCGTTGTCGCCGGCCCCGACCTCGACGACGACCTCGTCCTCGCCGGTCGCGTCGACCGTCCCGCCGTAGTTGTTCGCGTCCTCGAACCAGCCGCCGTAGTCGAACTCCTCCTGTGCGTGGGCCGGTCCGGCCGCGCCCGCCGCCGTGGCCGTCGCCGCACCGACACCGACACGGAAGAGATCGCGCCGGGTCATCCCGGCCCCGTCGTGAGTTGCCATCCGTGCCGGCCCTTGTCGGTCGGTTTATTTTTACTTTCGGATTACTTTCGCGGTCCCACTCAGGCTTCGTCGTCGAACTCGAGAGCGACCGAATTCATACAGTAGCGCTGTCCGGTCGGGTCAGGCCCGTCCTCGAAGACGTGCCCCAGGTGCCCCTCACACCGCGCGCAGACGACCTCGGTCCGGACCATGCCGTGGCTGCGGTCCTCGCGCAACTCGACGGCTCCTTCCTCGGCGTCGTAGAAGGAGGGCCACCCGGAGTTCGAGTCGAACTTCGTCTCCGAGTCGAACAGTTCGGCCCCGCAACCGGCACACCGGTAGACGCCGTCGGCGTCCGCGCCGAGATGCTCCCCGGAGAACTTCGGTTCGGTCCCCTGCTCGCGGAGGATCCGGTACTCCTCGTCGGTGAGAACCTCGCGCCACTCGGCGTCGGTCTGCGGTAGCTTCGAGTCCATACCTCCGGTTGGGGCTCCAGCCGTTTTGTCGTTGCGGGGGCGGCCCGGAATCCACGCCGGCGCGTGCCGCAAACACAAAGGGGCCTCCGCCGGTCGGGTCGGGTATGCGCACCGAGGCCGATATCCGCGAGCGGATAGAGAAACTGGAAGCCGAGTACGACGACTACGACCCGCCGTCTTCGGAGTACGAGGACGCTGCCGAAGTGGCCGTCCTCCGTGCGATCGAGGAACTCGAGTGGGTCCTAGAGGAGTACGACGGGTCGGCGGGTTTTACGACCTCCTGATCCCGACGGGTCGTCCTCCCACCGGCGCGCGTCAGTTCTCGTCCCCAGCGCCTCCCTCGTTCCCGGCGCCGCCGCCGTCGGCGCGCGCGCCGGCGCCGAAGAGACGCTCTTTGATTCCACGGTCGTGTTTTTTCTCCGCCAGGAGCACCGAACACTCGACGTCGTAGAGGACGTCCAACACGAGCGAGCCCCGGACGAGCCGCGAGAGCAGCCCGCGTTCGGTCGCGCCGATAGCGAGCAGGCTCGCGTCCTCGGCGGCGCGGGCGATGTTCGTCTCGACGTCGCCGGTCTCGACCAGCAACTCGGCGTCCCCGAGGCCGTGTTCGTCAGCCCACGACTCGAGGAACGACCGACCTTCTGTCTCGTCGTCGGCGACGTGCAGAAGCGTCACCTCCGAGCCGAACTCCGCCCGGAGGGTACGAGCAACGGCGGCCGAGAGCTCCGAGTCGGGCCCGCCCGCGGTCGGGACGAGCAGCCGCGAGGGGTCGAAGCCGCGGTCCCGGAAGACGAGAAAGTCACACGGCAGCGAGTACGCGAGCTCGTCGATGGCCGACTCCGCCCGCCCCGGCGAGCCGTGGGCGTTCTCGCCCCAGCCCATTACCGTGACGTCCGCGCCGTAGGTGCGGGCGGCGTCGAAGATCTCCTCGAAGGTCCGGTGTGAGAGGACGACGTGGGTCTCGACGTCGACGCCGAACGTCTCGGCGTCAGTCTGTGCGCGCTCGAGGAGGTCG
The genomic region above belongs to Natronomonas moolapensis 8.8.11 and contains:
- the ubaA gene encoding SAMP-activating enzyme E1, producing MTGLDLDAEQLDRYSRHIIMDDVGPAGQARLLDSSVLCIGAGGLGSPIVQYLAAAGVGTLGIADDDVVERSNLQRQVIHGDPDVGRPKVDSAREFVERQNPDVTVRTHECRVEADNVEDLLGAYDVVVDGSDNFATRYLVNDACTLAGVPFAHGAILRFEGQVTTFEANEGGPCYRCLFPEAPEPGTVPDCATAGVLGVLPGTVGCMQATEAVKLLLEYGETLDGRMVFYDAADMTFREIAVEPRPDCPVCGDGGIDSIHDVEYEDTCTV
- a CDS encoding halocyanin domain-containing protein, which encodes MATHDGAGMTRRDLFRVGVGAATATAAGAAGPAHAQEEFDYGGWFEDANNYGGTVDATGEDEVVVEVGAGDNGLAFAPPAIHVDAGTTVVFEWTGAGGVHNVTERESGQRYESDLAGETGTRYPLTFESDGISKYVCTPHASVGMKGAIVVGSGEGVPDVSVGEMSTGGSGSGGGGSEGSESGSGEDSGSDGSGGSDEEAPPAMQGDNGVFALFGLSAVVAFLSPFAVILLMRRDDTTEA
- the msrB gene encoding peptide-methionine (R)-S-oxide reductase MsrB → MDSKLPQTDAEWREVLTDEEYRILREQGTEPKFSGEHLGADADGVYRCAGCGAELFDSETKFDSNSGWPSFYDAEEGAVELREDRSHGMVRTEVVCARCEGHLGHVFEDGPDPTGQRYCMNSVALEFDDEA